The Mauremys reevesii isolate NIE-2019 linkage group 13, ASM1616193v1, whole genome shotgun sequence genome contains a region encoding:
- the LOC120379855 gene encoding paraneoplastic antigen Ma1 homolog, with product MESGVLEDLCRGARIPVTKAVLVAGFPEEMEPNEIEESLDAAEILGRVKVHTCIYNRKVQGMVALCTHSKEADLDKVPKEVQVEGIPWTILGAEPSPASVPASLEVDSLAQKLQALMVDEKRTREELILALGGAPTPTAPSLVGWAKELGKALKGALKPVYDSAPYKQLRSFSGMSPVHYDYETWRDFTVPLVQEWECSDAEKWKRVLESLKGPAMRLIRALKDSQPAATVQDYLIALESVYGATDSSEDLYYHFRHTYQEPHKRLSDFIRRLEDLLQQVVQKEGIPIKHIDSARLDQILRGTRQDELMLWQQH from the coding sequence atggagagtggAGTATTAGAAGACCTGTGCCGAGGGGCACGAATCCCAGTAACCAAAGCTGTGCTGGTGGCGGGATTCCCAGAAGAGATGGAACCAAATGAGATTGAGGAGAGCCTAGATGCAGCTGAAATACTGGGGAGGGTAAAGGTCCACACCTGTATTTACAACCGCAAAGTGCAGGGCATGGTAGCACTATGTACTCACTCCAAGGAAGCAGATCTTGATAAAGTGCCCAAAGAGGTGCAAGTAGAAGGTATCCCCTGGACAATTCTTGGGGCAGAGCCGTCCCCTGCTAGTGTGCCTGCGTCACTTGAGGTGGATTCTTTAGCGCAGAAATTGCAAGCTCTGATGGTGGATGAGAAGCGGACAAGAGAAGAATTAATTTTAGCATTAGGAGGGGCTCCAACACCTACAGCACCCAGCCTGGTGGGATGGGCCAAAGAGCTGGGAAAGGCTCTCAAAGGTGCATTGAAGCCGGTATATGACAGTGCTCCATACAAGCAGTTACGTTCATTCTCGGGGATGTCACCTGTGCATTATGATTATGAGACCTGGAGGGATTTTACGGTGCCACTTGTCCAAGAGTGGGAATGCTCTGATGCTGAGAAGTGGAAACGTGTGCTTGAGAGTCTGAAGGGACCTGCCATGCGACTTATCCGAGCCCTGAAAGACTCCCAACCAGCTGCCACAGTGCAAGACTATTTAATCGCTCTTGAAAGTGTCTACGGTGCTACTGACAGCAGTGAAGACCTGTATTATCATTTCCGCCATACCTATCAAGAGCCCCACAAACGATTGTCAGATTTCATCAGGAGACTAGAGGATTTGCTGCAGCAGGTAGTGCAGAAGGAGGGCATCCCCATCAAGCACATTGATTCTGCTAGGTTGGACCAAATCCTTCGGGGCACCCGACAAGATGAGTTGATGTTGTGGCAGCAGCACTGA